A genomic region of Miscanthus floridulus cultivar M001 chromosome 3, ASM1932011v1, whole genome shotgun sequence contains the following coding sequences:
- the LOC136542721 gene encoding uncharacterized protein, translating to MALSWPSAVRLAVAAVLLVAVGVALFTLPVEKILKDFLVWIKENLGPWGPLVLALAYIPLTVLAVPASILTLGGGYLFGLPVGFVADSIGATIGATAAFLLGRTIGRPYVLSKCKDYPKFQAVAIAIQRSGFKIVLLLRLVPLLPFNMLNYLLSVTPVGVGEYMLASWLGMMPITLALVYVGTTLKDLSDVTHGWSEISTTRWILIISGFVLSVVLIICVTKIAKSSLEKALAENGELDVGTSQLPVVASPSDLQQPLVIKIDTSNEDHEK from the exons ATGGCGCTCTCGTGGCCCTCGGCCGtccgcctcgccgtcgccgctgtCCTGCTCGTCGCCGTCGGCGTCGCGCTCTTCACGCTCCCCGTCGAGAAG ATTTTAAAGGACTTTCTGGTTTGGATCAAGGAGAACTTGGGTCCATGGGGTCCTTTGGTGTT GGCCCTCGCTTACATCCCTCTGACAGTCTTAGCTGTTCCAGCATCAATTCTTACA CTTGGAGGGGGCTATTTATTTGGATTGCCAGTAGGGTTTGTTGCTGATTCCATTGGAGCAACAATTGGTGCAACTGCTGCATTTCTGCTTGGCAGGACG ATTGGGAGGCCTTATGTTCTCTCGAAATGCAAAGATTACCCTAAGTTTCAAGCAGTAGCCATTGCCATCCAAAGATCTGGCTTCAAG ATCGTGTTGCTACTAAGGCTTGTACCTTTACTTCCGTTCAACATGTTGAACTACCTGTTATCTGTCACTCCTGTTGGTGTTGGAGAGTACATGCTGGCTTCTTGGTTGGGAATGATG CCAATCACTCTTGCCTTGGTGTACGTTGGAACAACACTGAAAGATCtatcagatgtgacacatgggTGGAGCGAGATCTCGACTACTCGATGG ATTTTGATAATATCTGGCTTTGTATTATCAG TGGTCTTGATTATCTGCGTCACAAAAATTGCAAAATCATCTCTGGAGAAGGCATTGGCCGAGAATGGAGAGCTCGATGTAGGAACATCGCAGCTTCCTGTGGTAGCCTCTCCCTCGGATCTGCAACAACCTCTTGTAATCAAGATTGACAcatcaaatgaagatcatgagaAGTAA
- the LOC136542726 gene encoding uncharacterized protein: protein MAAPALRVAILAAVLLLPFLSVPGAEAQTKKFCLTQFAIASQACAILPPTSPEHHHHDHDDEDEDNDEDEDEDSDDGGGDRRHRDQDKKSSSGVVSKPAASASKPAASSMITVEAEVDASTDDDDRNGTTRHSSVVGNGNNTRSGDGGGGSARRRHGSSSRRRRRRRHRRGRLRDGDDADAEDEDEDEDADEDEDEDEDEDEDEDEDEDEDDEEEDDHRAYRDCCRWLKEVEPDCVCEALLRLPPFLVKPQHKYTVKVGHSCKFTYRCGGV, encoded by the coding sequence ATGGCTGCTCCAGCGCTCCGCGTGGCGATCCTCGCCGCGGTCCTGCTACTCCCATTCCTCAGCGTGCCGGGCGCCGAGGCGCAGACCAAGAAGTTCTGCCTCACGCAGTTCGCCATCGCCAGCCAGGCCTGCGCCATCCTGCCGCCCACCAGCCCcgagcaccaccaccacgatcacgacgacgaggacgaggacaacgacgaagacgaagacgaggacagtgacgacggcggcggcgaccgtCGCCACCGTGACCAGGACAAGAAGAGCTCTAGCGGCGTCGTCAGTAAACCCGCCGCGTCCGCCAGTAAACCCGCCGCGTCCTCCATGATCACCGTCGAGGCGGAGGTGGACGCCTCCACCGACGACGACGACCGCAACGGCACCACCAGACACTCCTCCGTGGTGGGAAACGGAAACAACACCCGCAgcggagacggcggcggcggcagcgcacgACGCCGCCACGGCTCCAGCAGcaggcgccgccgtcgccgccgacaCCGCCGTGGCCGTCTGCGTGATGGAgacgacgccgacgccgaggacgaAGACGAAGATGAGGAcgccgacgaggatgaggacgaggatgaagacgaggatgaagacgaggacgaggacgaggacgaggacgacgaggaggaggacgaccacCGCGCGTACAGGGACTGCTGCCGGTGGCTGAAGGAGGTGGAGCCGGACTGCGTGTGCGAGGCGCTGCTCCGCCTGCCGCCCTTCCTCGTCAAGCCGCAGCACAAGTACACCGTCAAGGTGGGCCACTCCTGCAAGTTCACCTACAGGTGCGGCGGCGTCTGA